From a single Apium graveolens cultivar Ventura chromosome 2, ASM990537v1, whole genome shotgun sequence genomic region:
- the LOC141707286 gene encoding E3 ubiquitin-protein ligase SDIR1 isoform X1, which produces MSFVFRGARPDIENGLSGVLPDRRAMRVQPRPINTNSLAFLISVLLLFTILNSQMSPNFLLWIVLGIFLMATTLRMYATCQRFQAQAQAHAAAASGLLARTEFRLHMPPSIALTTRGRLQGLRLQLALLDREFDDLDYETLRSLDSNNPPNTHSMSEEEINALPVHKYKVSNSQSDGSAKQKAPSSSSLVQETELDKNSESLDDELTCTICLEQVTAGELVRSLPCLHQFHATCIDQWLHQQGTCPVCKLMVGSGWQESRESETDGDDMV; this is translated from the exons ATGAGTTTTGTTTTTCGAGGGGCTAGACCTGACATTGAAAATGGTTTATCAGGAGTTCTCCCGGATAGACGAGCGATG CGTGTTCAACCGAGGCCCATTAATACTAATTCTCTAGCTTTTCTCATATCCG TTCTATTGCTTTTCACAATTTTGAATTCCCAAATGTCCCCGAACTTTCTG CTTTGGATAGTTCTGGGTATTTTTTTGATGGCTACAACCCTTAGGATGTATGCAACTTGCCAACGCTTCCAGGCCCAGGCCCAGGCTCATGCTGCCGCTGCCAGTGGCTTGTTAGCTCGCACTGAATTTCGCCTACACATGCCTCCATCAATAGCTTTGACAACAAGAGGGAGATTACAAGGATTGAGACTGCAATTGGCACTTCTTGACCGTGAATTTGATGATCTAG ATTATGAGACACTGAGATCTTTGGATTCTAATAATCCTCCCAACACACATTCAATGAGCGAAGAAGAAATAAATGCCTTACCAGTTCACAAGTATAAGGTGTCCAATTCACAAAG TGACGGGTCAGCAAAGCAAAAAGCCCCAAGTTCCTCATCGCTAGTGCAG GAGACTGAGCTAGATAAGAATTCGGAATCTCTAGACGACGAGTTGACTTGCACCATATGCTTGGAGCAAGTCACTGCAGGGGAGCTTGTTCGCAGCTTGCCATGTTTGCATCAG TTTCATGCCACTTGTATTGATCAATGGTTACATCAACAAGGAACATGTCCGGTGTGCAAACTTATGGTAGGCTCTGGATGGCAGGAAAGTAGAGAGAGTGAAACAGATGGTGATGACATGGTGTAA
- the LOC141707286 gene encoding E3 ubiquitin-protein ligase SDIR1 isoform X2 — protein MSFVFRGARPDIENGLSGVLPDRRAMRVQPRPINTNSLAFLISVLLLFTILNSQMSPNFLAQAQAHAAAASGLLARTEFRLHMPPSIALTTRGRLQGLRLQLALLDREFDDLDYETLRSLDSNNPPNTHSMSEEEINALPVHKYKVSNSQSDGSAKQKAPSSSSLVQETELDKNSESLDDELTCTICLEQVTAGELVRSLPCLHQFHATCIDQWLHQQGTCPVCKLMVGSGWQESRESETDGDDMV, from the exons ATGAGTTTTGTTTTTCGAGGGGCTAGACCTGACATTGAAAATGGTTTATCAGGAGTTCTCCCGGATAGACGAGCGATG CGTGTTCAACCGAGGCCCATTAATACTAATTCTCTAGCTTTTCTCATATCCG TTCTATTGCTTTTCACAATTTTGAATTCCCAAATGTCCCCGAACTTTCTG GCCCAGGCCCAGGCTCATGCTGCCGCTGCCAGTGGCTTGTTAGCTCGCACTGAATTTCGCCTACACATGCCTCCATCAATAGCTTTGACAACAAGAGGGAGATTACAAGGATTGAGACTGCAATTGGCACTTCTTGACCGTGAATTTGATGATCTAG ATTATGAGACACTGAGATCTTTGGATTCTAATAATCCTCCCAACACACATTCAATGAGCGAAGAAGAAATAAATGCCTTACCAGTTCACAAGTATAAGGTGTCCAATTCACAAAG TGACGGGTCAGCAAAGCAAAAAGCCCCAAGTTCCTCATCGCTAGTGCAG GAGACTGAGCTAGATAAGAATTCGGAATCTCTAGACGACGAGTTGACTTGCACCATATGCTTGGAGCAAGTCACTGCAGGGGAGCTTGTTCGCAGCTTGCCATGTTTGCATCAG TTTCATGCCACTTGTATTGATCAATGGTTACATCAACAAGGAACATGTCCGGTGTGCAAACTTATGGTAGGCTCTGGATGGCAGGAAAGTAGAGAGAGTGAAACAGATGGTGATGACATGGTGTAA